One Candidatus Limnocylindrales bacterium genomic region harbors:
- a CDS encoding 30S ribosomal protein S1 translates to MQQEKAANELSQPGSTSESFSDLFEASLRSVQSGEVVKGRIVSIDQEVVTVDIGYKSEGIIPAWEFRDRDGNMLVEEGQDVDVFVESTGGDNGELRLSYQRARQNIVWKVIEDAFNAGTPITGTIVGRVKGGLKVDVGVAAFLPGSHVDTRPTRSLDRYIGEVGQFTILKFNRARGNVVVSRKALLEKEQEAVRGETLKILEEGVILEGTVKNVTDYGAFVDLGGIDGLLHVTDMSWGRVSHPSKVVRPGDTVKVVVLKYDANSHRISLGLKQLHDDPWVTVADRLFPGSRVRGKVVSLTDYGAFVEIEEGIEGLVHVSEMSWTRRVTHPSQIVTVGDEVDVMVLSLDPENRRISLGLKQVTPNPWEMLPIEHPVGTQVTGKVTSVTDFGVFVNVKEGIDGLVHISDLHWTKKVHHPSELLKKGDEVHCVVLGIDIPNERLSLGVKQLEEDPWRRMADRYPVGSRVHGKITNIADFGLFVAIEDGVEGLVHVSQLGRDRVDNPRDLFQVGQELEAEVTQVDIRERRISLSIRSMLQSAEKEEMRAYMADAEKTPGRTGGVTLGDMIQEKLARRGRRDSGGDES, encoded by the coding sequence ATGCAACAGGAGAAGGCCGCCAATGAGCTGAGCCAGCCAGGAAGTACGTCCGAGAGCTTCTCGGATCTGTTCGAAGCGTCCCTACGCTCGGTCCAGTCGGGTGAGGTCGTCAAAGGCCGCATCGTTTCCATCGACCAGGAAGTGGTCACCGTCGACATCGGCTACAAGTCCGAAGGAATCATTCCCGCCTGGGAGTTCCGCGACCGCGACGGCAACATGCTCGTCGAGGAAGGCCAGGACGTCGACGTATTCGTCGAGTCGACCGGTGGGGACAACGGAGAGCTGCGCCTCTCGTATCAGCGCGCACGCCAGAACATCGTCTGGAAAGTCATCGAAGACGCATTCAACGCAGGCACCCCGATCACCGGTACGATCGTCGGCCGCGTCAAGGGCGGTCTCAAGGTCGACGTCGGAGTGGCCGCGTTCCTTCCGGGCTCGCACGTCGACACGCGTCCGACGCGAAGCCTCGATCGCTACATCGGCGAAGTCGGACAGTTCACGATCCTCAAGTTCAACCGCGCTCGCGGCAACGTCGTCGTCTCGCGCAAGGCGCTGCTCGAAAAAGAGCAGGAAGCCGTGCGCGGCGAGACGCTCAAGATTCTCGAAGAAGGCGTCATCCTCGAAGGCACCGTCAAGAACGTGACCGACTACGGCGCGTTCGTCGATCTCGGCGGCATCGACGGGCTTCTTCACGTGACGGACATGTCGTGGGGGCGCGTCAGTCATCCGTCGAAGGTCGTCCGTCCCGGCGACACCGTGAAAGTCGTCGTGCTCAAGTACGACGCCAACTCGCATCGCATCTCGCTCGGTCTCAAGCAGCTTCACGACGACCCGTGGGTGACGGTGGCCGACCGCCTGTTCCCGGGCAGCCGCGTTCGCGGCAAGGTGGTCAGCCTGACCGACTACGGTGCGTTCGTCGAAATCGAGGAAGGCATCGAAGGCCTCGTGCACGTTTCGGAGATGTCGTGGACCCGCCGGGTCACGCACCCGTCGCAGATCGTCACGGTCGGCGACGAGGTCGACGTCATGGTCCTGTCGCTCGATCCGGAAAATCGCCGGATCTCGCTCGGGCTGAAGCAGGTCACGCCGAATCCGTGGGAAATGCTGCCGATCGAGCACCCGGTCGGCACCCAGGTCACCGGCAAGGTCACCAGCGTGACCGACTTCGGTGTCTTCGTGAACGTCAAGGAAGGCATCGATGGCCTCGTTCACATCTCGGACCTGCACTGGACCAAGAAGGTCCATCATCCGTCCGAGCTCCTGAAGAAAGGTGACGAGGTCCACTGCGTGGTCCTCGGCATCGACATTCCGAACGAGCGCCTGTCGCTGGGCGTCAAACAGCTCGAGGAAGATCCGTGGCGCCGCATGGCCGACCGCTATCCGGTCGGATCGCGGGTGCACGGCAAGATCACCAACATTGCCGATTTCGGCCTGTTCGTGGCCATCGAGGACGGGGTCGAGGGCCTCGTCCACGTCTCCCAGCTCGGCCGCGACCGCGTCGACAATCCGCGCGATCTGTTCCAGGTCGGCCAGGAGCTCGAGGCCGAAGTGACGCAGGTCGACATTCGCGAGCGCCGCATCTCGCTGTCGATCCGGTCGATGCTGCAGTCGGCCGAGAAAGAAGAGATGCGTGCCTACATGGCCGATGCCGAAAAAACGCCCGGCCGAACCGGTGGCGTTACCCTTGGCGACATGATCCAAGAAAAGCTTGCACGGCGGGGTCGCCGTGACAGTGGCGGCGACGA
- the cmk gene encoding (d)CMP kinase gives MTAAAASERPFILAIDGPAGAGKSTTARAVAAALGFAYLDSGALYRCIALAALEKGIATDDDAALGDLAGSLAIRQTHDGRFELDGTDVTARIRTPEVSQAASRSSACPSVRKALISIQRGAVLPPGTVAEGRDIGTVIFPDADLKIFLDAEPKERASRRSLELAAKAASPETIARVAEEMAERDLRDRTRAVAPLASAKDAIVMDTTNVPFREVVARIVFEVEKRRHPK, from the coding sequence TTCTGGCGATCGACGGCCCGGCCGGTGCGGGCAAATCGACTACGGCGCGCGCCGTGGCCGCGGCGCTCGGCTTCGCGTACCTCGATTCGGGCGCCCTATACCGCTGCATTGCGCTTGCGGCGCTGGAGAAGGGCATCGCGACGGACGATGACGCCGCGCTCGGCGACCTCGCGGGATCGCTCGCGATTCGGCAGACCCACGACGGACGCTTCGAGCTCGACGGAACCGATGTGACGGCCCGCATCCGCACTCCCGAAGTCAGTCAGGCCGCGTCCCGGAGCTCGGCGTGTCCGTCGGTTCGAAAAGCGCTCATTTCGATCCAGCGGGGAGCGGTCCTGCCTCCGGGCACTGTCGCCGAGGGACGCGACATCGGCACGGTGATCTTTCCTGATGCAGACCTCAAAATTTTCCTCGATGCCGAGCCCAAAGAACGAGCAAGCCGCAGATCGCTCGAGCTTGCGGCCAAGGCTGCGTCGCCGGAGACGATCGCGCGTGTGGCCGAGGAAATGGCCGAGCGCGATCTCCGCGATCGCACTCGTGCAGTGGCTCCTCTCGCCAGTGCGAAAGACGCAATCGTGATGGACACGACAAATGTTCCGTTTCGCGAAGTCGTCGCGCGCATCGTCTTCGAGGTCGAGAAACGCCGGCACCCGAAGTAG